One part of the Nostoc sp. PCC 7120 = FACHB-418 genome encodes these proteins:
- a CDS encoding WecB/TagA/CpsF family glycosyltransferase, whose product MKKRPSYKLLGVSVDALSIPELNCLIGESIEQGKKWIIANHNLHSLYLFHKDLEMQAFYAKAEYIHIDSMPIVFIGKLLGFPMKREQRVTYADWVWPLMEEAANKSWRIFYLGSKPGVAEQGAVILRRKFPGLKIACSHGYFDTSEESEENLTVIKAINDYKPHVLMVGMGMPRQEHWISQNLERIQPNAILTSGACLDYVAGAIPTPPRWMGRMGLEWLYRLLTEPTRLWRRYLLEPWFLGTLFLREIWSLSSQSK is encoded by the coding sequence ATGAAGAAGCGGCCTTCTTATAAACTTCTTGGGGTTAGCGTAGATGCTCTTTCTATCCCTGAATTAAATTGTTTAATTGGAGAGTCTATTGAGCAGGGAAAAAAATGGATTATCGCTAATCACAACCTGCATAGTCTTTATCTATTTCACAAGGACTTAGAAATGCAAGCCTTTTATGCTAAGGCCGAATACATCCATATTGATAGTATGCCTATAGTTTTTATTGGCAAGCTTCTAGGTTTTCCTATGAAGAGGGAACAGAGAGTAACCTATGCCGACTGGGTATGGCCTCTCATGGAGGAAGCAGCCAATAAAAGTTGGCGTATTTTCTATCTAGGTTCAAAACCAGGAGTTGCTGAACAAGGGGCAGTTATTTTGCGCCGAAAGTTTCCTGGGTTAAAAATTGCTTGCTCTCATGGCTACTTTGATACTAGTGAAGAGAGTGAAGAAAATCTGACTGTTATTAAGGCCATCAATGATTACAAACCCCATGTGTTAATGGTGGGGATGGGGATGCCACGACAAGAGCATTGGATTTCCCAAAATTTGGAACGTATTCAACCCAATGCTATTTTGACCAGTGGAGCTTGCCTAGACTATGTGGCAGGAGCGATACCTACGCCACCTCGTTGGATGGGGAGAATGGGGCTGGAATGGTTGTATAGGTTGTTGACCGAACCAACTAGATTGTGGAGACGTTACTTACTTGAGCCGTGGTTTTTAGGCACTCTCTTCTTACGAGAAATTTGGAGTTTGTCTAGTCAATCAAAATAG
- a CDS encoding glycosyltransferase family 4 protein → MGKRLLIVSNLDSSQPFGAFTRPFYLGQNLTEYFQVFQLGLDCSAVDYAPSLSIGSRSLKSYIQNIQKCIDEFEPDVVYAQETLPGLAALIATKLRKKNNFSLVLDFHTFSPYEYWTRLFSVANPFKEFTQLIKTYIAQGLLVFSGCPIIAAGESTPYLISRWYAKNPQKIYCIGNGVAEYLLNNESRLGQDPYQALRPAKIVVVIAPKTFQFPTNDMSVLMTMEVAKSLEIHQQKIHFVVIGRDSSDIAEPIPSNISFLGFLPKREDFLDHLQYSDIALLPFPKQAVAGGARNKALDFFASKKLVVSTPEGLRGLEDFRHKEHLLISGYSCEDVANTIVDATTNIDEYQELVQQAYFLIREKYSWSAKAKYTAEILMK, encoded by the coding sequence ATGGGTAAACGCTTACTAATTGTCTCTAACCTTGACTCCAGCCAACCATTTGGCGCTTTTACTAGACCTTTTTACTTAGGACAAAATCTTACTGAATACTTTCAAGTTTTTCAGTTGGGTCTAGACTGTTCGGCTGTAGACTATGCCCCTTCTCTTTCTATTGGCTCACGCAGTCTGAAGTCGTACATTCAAAATATTCAAAAGTGTATTGATGAGTTTGAACCAGATGTTGTCTATGCTCAAGAAACGTTACCTGGTTTAGCTGCTCTCATTGCAACAAAGTTAAGGAAAAAGAATAATTTTTCTCTGGTATTAGATTTTCACACTTTTTCACCATATGAATATTGGACACGCTTATTTTCAGTAGCTAATCCTTTTAAAGAATTTACTCAATTAATTAAAACATATATTGCTCAAGGACTATTAGTGTTCTCCGGATGCCCAATAATTGCGGCGGGTGAATCAACACCTTATCTAATTTCCCGGTGGTATGCTAAGAATCCTCAAAAGATTTATTGTATAGGTAATGGAGTAGCTGAATACTTACTGAATAATGAATCTCGTTTGGGTCAAGACCCTTACCAAGCATTGAGACCAGCCAAAATAGTAGTTGTTATTGCTCCTAAAACATTTCAGTTCCCTACTAATGATATGTCCGTATTAATGACTATGGAGGTTGCAAAATCCCTTGAGATTCATCAGCAAAAGATTCATTTTGTTGTCATTGGTAGGGATAGTAGCGATATTGCAGAACCCATTCCCTCTAATATTTCTTTCTTAGGGTTTCTACCTAAACGTGAAGATTTCCTTGACCATCTTCAATATTCAGACATTGCCTTGCTGCCATTTCCTAAGCAAGCAGTAGCGGGTGGCGCTCGCAATAAAGCCTTAGATTTTTTTGCCAGTAAAAAGTTAGTTGTGTCAACACCAGAAGGCTTACGAGGTTTAGAAGACTTTCGTCACAAGGAGCATCTTTTAATATCTGGATACTCTTGCGAAGATGTGGCTAATACGATTGTGGACGCTACTACAAATATCGATGAATATCAAGAGCTTGTCCAACAGGCATATTTTTTGATTAGAGAAAAATACTCTTGGAGTGCAAAGGCTAAATATACAGCAGAAATACTGATGAAGTAA